In Candidatus Defluviibacterium haderslevense, the following are encoded in one genomic region:
- a CDS encoding polyketide cyclase — MKEILKDRSFKLSIILTIIFFGTGIAFLFFGLVDYSWILFILLPIVLGISIGAMPNKKYLIWGSVITASIILVVMVIPGLSGLLCIVMTLPIVVPLIFIGYIISHLMKRYKVIKSTDKFSVLLLPLLPFIIFAPTEHFLKKDKIQIVEVRTEQIYSYTTEQVFDAIKSVDTLVAEKPYLMQFDLPIPIKCILDKEEIGGIRTCYFRSGRLSNNDFGAGTIVEKVTAIERGKVLKMDVINYNLIGRKWIGFKEAIYYFDKVENNKCKLTRITTYTSELTPRIYWEPLEKLGIRQEHEYVFSYLSNDLKKKYGR, encoded by the coding sequence ATGAAAGAAATACTTAAAGATAGAAGTTTTAAACTCTCAATAATTTTGACAATAATTTTCTTTGGGACAGGAATTGCATTTTTATTTTTTGGATTAGTAGATTATAGTTGGATATTATTTATCTTACTACCAATAGTATTAGGAATTTCTATTGGTGCAATGCCGAATAAGAAATATCTAATTTGGGGTTCAGTAATCACGGCAAGTATTATTTTAGTTGTAATGGTTATTCCTGGGCTTTCAGGACTACTTTGCATTGTTATGACATTGCCAATAGTTGTTCCTTTAATATTCATAGGTTATATCATTTCTCATTTGATGAAAAGATATAAAGTAATTAAATCGACAGACAAATTTTCAGTTTTATTACTACCACTTTTACCATTTATAATTTTTGCACCAACAGAACATTTTTTAAAGAAAGACAAAATTCAAATAGTTGAAGTTAGAACTGAACAAATTTATAGCTACACAACAGAACAAGTTTTTGATGCGATAAAATCAGTTGACACATTAGTTGCAGAAAAACCATATTTAATGCAGTTTGACTTGCCAATACCGATAAAATGTATTTTAGATAAAGAAGAAATTGGAGGAATAAGAACTTGTTATTTTAGAAGTGGCCGATTAAGTAATAACGACTTCGGAGCAGGCACAATTGTAGAAAAAGTTACAGCAATTGAAAGAGGAAAGGTTTTGAAAATGGACGTTATAAATTATAATTTAATTGGTCGAAAATGGATAGGTTTTAAGGAAGCCATTTATTACTTTGACAAAGTTGAAAACAACAAATGTAAATTGACGAGAATTACAACTTATACTTCTGAATTAACACCAAGAATTTATTGGGAGCCATTGGAAAAATTAGGTATTCGACAAGAACATGAATATGTATTTTCATATTTATCAAACGACTTGAAGAAAAAATACGGCAGGTAA
- a CDS encoding DUF3368 domain-containing protein produces the protein MHKIIISDTSCFIILSKIGELDILNQLYDQIITTLDIAEEFGETLPNWITIEKVSDKYSQRILEMQIDKGEASAIALALEVPNCTLILDDFKARKIAQNLGLNFTGTIGIIIKAKLNGKIPSIKPYLKKIKETNFRLSAEIELQALKEAGEY, from the coding sequence ATGCATAAAATCATTATTTCTGATACAAGTTGCTTTATTATTTTATCCAAAATTGGTGAACTTGACATATTGAACCAACTCTATGACCAAATTATAACGACCTTGGATATTGCTGAAGAATTTGGAGAAACACTACCAAATTGGATTACTATTGAAAAGGTTTCTGATAAATACAGTCAAAGAATTTTAGAAATGCAAATAGATAAAGGAGAAGCCAGTGCAATTGCATTAGCTTTAGAAGTCCCAAACTGTACTTTAATTCTTGATGATTTCAAAGCAAGAAAAATTGCTCAAAATCTTGGATTAAATTTTACAGGAACTATTGGAATTATTATTAAAGCAAAACTAAACGGAAAAATACCTTCAATAAAACCTTATTTAAAAAAAATCAAAGAAACTAATTTTCGATTATCTGCCGAAATAGAATTACAAGCTTTAAAAGAAGCTGGAGAATATTAA
- a CDS encoding cytochrome c maturation protein CcmE, giving the protein MKKSLILGLGLIVVAIVLLVSASKDITSYTSFKEAKSSGRMVKIVGQLDKSKPMIYDPIKDPNHFSFYVTDKQGETVQVILNAAKPQDFELSEQIVVTGKMNQDEFIAKDVLLKCPSKYKDEEIYIKSES; this is encoded by the coding sequence ATGAAAAAGTCATTAATTTTAGGTTTGGGCTTAATCGTCGTAGCTATCGTATTATTGGTATCCGCATCTAAGGACATTACCAGTTATACCAGCTTTAAGGAAGCCAAAAGTTCCGGTAGAATGGTCAAAATTGTAGGTCAGCTGGACAAGTCTAAGCCTATGATTTATGATCCCATTAAAGATCCGAACCACTTTAGCTTTTATGTAACGGACAAACAAGGTGAAACCGTTCAGGTTATACTCAATGCTGCTAAACCTCAGGACTTTGAATTGTCAGAACAAATAGTGGTCACCGGAAAAATGAATCAAGACGAATTTATAGCTAAAGATGTCTTATTAAAATGTCCTTCAAAGTATAAGGACGAAGAAATTTACATCAAATCTGAAAGCTAG
- a CDS encoding GrpB family protein: MTPEELGKLFPIQIVPYDNNWVNIFNSESRLIKDSLGDNIALKIEHFGSTAIDGLSAKPTIDILIEIPLLTDNLKETITKKMSELGYHFIWRTDEKIPYMHFVKGYTKEGFNKNVFHIHMGDKTHPLWDRIYFRNYLRQNKKAAKEYESLKISLAEKFKYDREAYTNAKSEFVKRITEIAKNENDSC, translated from the coding sequence ATGACCCCAGAAGAATTAGGAAAATTATTTCCAATTCAAATTGTTCCATATGACAATAATTGGGTTAACATTTTCAATTCAGAAAGTAGATTAATTAAAGATTCCCTTGGCGACAATATTGCCTTAAAAATTGAACATTTTGGAAGCACTGCAATTGACGGACTTTCTGCAAAACCAACAATTGACATTTTAATTGAAATACCACTTCTAACTGACAATTTAAAAGAAACTATAACCAAAAAAATGTCAGAATTAGGCTACCACTTTATTTGGCGGACAGATGAAAAAATTCCTTATATGCATTTTGTGAAGGGTTACACGAAAGAAGGTTTTAATAAAAATGTATTTCACATACATATGGGCGACAAGACACACCCATTATGGGACAGAATATATTTTCGGAACTATCTACGCCAGAACAAAAAAGCTGCAAAAGAATATGAATCTTTAAAAATTTCATTAGCAGAGAAATTCAAGTATGACAGAGAAGCATATACCAATGCAAAGAGTGAATTTGTAAAAAGAATAACCGAAATAGCGAAAAATGAAAACGACAGTTGCTAG
- the nrfD gene encoding polysulfide reductase NrfD produces the protein MIWTGILIVICLVGAYAYFLQLRDGLQVTNMRDYVSWGIYISNFVFFVAISLVGSLITAIFRLANVKWATPLTRIAEIIAVSAIVFASLIIIVDMGRPERVLNLFLHGRIQSPIMWDVIVISTYFVISLLLLYFPLLPDLKILIKFKEKSGNALHKLYKFQGSFWKGSSEQFKISEKAITILCIAIIPVAFSIHTVTSWLFATTYRPGWDSTNFGAYFISGAFLVGSGGVVVAMYVFRKFYHLEKYIQEMHFDKMGRIVVMLALLYLYFNINEYMVPAFKMKKSEEAHIIGLLSGEFSMMFWFAIIVGMIIPIIVLLFKRGRKPLPMFVVGIMIVVGAWFKRYLIVTPTLLHPFLPIQDVPASYHHYYPSWQEWAIAMGSLSGALLVITFFARIYPIIPIQETITEQNEKHENE, from the coding sequence ATGATTTGGACCGGTATACTTATAGTCATTTGTTTAGTTGGCGCCTATGCCTATTTCCTTCAATTAAGAGATGGTCTTCAGGTAACCAACATGCGCGATTATGTATCCTGGGGTATTTATATTTCTAATTTTGTTTTTTTTGTAGCCATAAGTTTAGTGGGATCACTAATAACTGCAATCTTCCGTTTAGCCAATGTCAAATGGGCAACACCGCTTACAAGAATTGCTGAGATCATAGCAGTTTCAGCTATAGTGTTCGCTTCATTAATAATTATCGTGGATATGGGGCGCCCTGAACGAGTATTGAATTTATTTCTACATGGCCGAATTCAATCCCCAATTATGTGGGACGTTATAGTCATCAGTACTTATTTTGTCATTAGTTTATTATTGCTTTATTTTCCATTGTTACCGGATCTCAAAATACTTATAAAATTCAAAGAAAAATCAGGTAATGCACTTCATAAATTGTACAAATTTCAAGGTTCATTCTGGAAAGGATCTTCAGAGCAATTCAAAATTAGTGAAAAAGCCATCACGATACTTTGTATTGCAATAATCCCTGTGGCTTTTAGTATCCATACCGTAACCTCTTGGCTTTTTGCAACAACTTATAGACCCGGATGGGACAGCACCAATTTTGGTGCCTATTTTATCTCGGGTGCCTTTCTAGTAGGTTCAGGGGGTGTTGTAGTAGCTATGTATGTTTTTAGAAAATTCTATCATCTTGAAAAATATATTCAAGAAATGCACTTTGATAAAATGGGTAGAATAGTCGTTATGTTAGCCCTACTCTACCTTTATTTTAATATTAATGAATACATGGTTCCGGCTTTCAAAATGAAAAAATCAGAAGAAGCACATATCATTGGATTGTTATCAGGTGAATTCTCAATGATGTTTTGGTTTGCTATAATAGTCGGAATGATTATTCCTATAATTGTTTTATTATTTAAGCGTGGGAGAAAACCTTTACCCATGTTTGTGGTAGGCATTATGATTGTAGTAGGTGCATGGTTCAAAAGATATTTGATCGTAACACCAACATTATTACATCCATTTTTACCGATACAAGATGTACCTGCAAGTTATCATCATTATTACCCTAGTTGGCAGGAATGGGCCATAGCCATGGGCTCCCTATCAGGTGCTCTTTTAGTGATTACATTCTTTGCACGCATCTACCCTATTATTCCTATTCAAGAAACGATAACTGAACAAAATGAAAAACATGAAAACGAATAA
- the ccsA gene encoding cytochrome c biogenesis protein CcsA — protein sequence MTDIQYVGEHLWVHYTGHFLVLFAFFSAAFLGIIAYQFYKKNEGDKALWWSWLKIGFLAHTLSILGIISLLLFAMSQHYFEYQYVWAHVSEELPTRYILSAFWEGQEGSFLLWMFWNCVLGFLILRRKNIYTVSIIGILSIVQLVLMSMLLGVYFFGSKLGSNPFLLLRHTMDIPLFKNAEYTALIKGNGLNPLLQNYWMIIHPPTLFLGFASTVIPFCYVVSALFLKKYEEWLKPALSWALMSAGILGLGILMGGMWAYEALSFGGYWAWDPVENMSLVPWLVLIAALHAHLIAIHTKYSIRASIIFYILTFVLVVYSSFLTRSGVLGDSSVHAFTQLGLEWQLLGFLILVTCIPSYFYIKRQKEIPAHKTEEKIASREFWMFIGSLILLFSAGLMTFTTSIPVFNKLIDVAGQIMNTSYASYHRSAPVDVMAHHNRFQVWIGVFIGIISAIAFMLRYLGTQLNGLQQRFWKKLIAVISISGLLTLATFSLFSNHSIPIISLLFTGWFAIVSNLYILTTIIKNNPKSATAIISHIGFGILLFGILFTGLNRKNIAPERFFQEDIIMGLDAENADKHFLLLKDQPKFAKGYWIHYRHDTMISKIRSYTVDFVKVDSAGLQLDSFRIYPQVQYDNKLLKVAASNPAIKHYLSKDIFTLVAQIPAVQMDANEAKKAEDSLQFESQLITLNDTVFGRKHYFILKELNDQFKPTDVQSEPEDQSLQAIIEVRNLDDSMVYIAKPGIIFRSNLVYKFPFNVEKLGVRVQIPDSLYESLVPDLNSLSFQSFELKEGQSYRINDDINITLTGFDKNPSSPLYSPKPDDISIAAKLTVQSKEKSLLLKPIYIIRDTKSFSIPDRSIWPGLTIQFNHINPDNGVMTFQYALHQPQTKIPIEFSENVARTDYIVMEAIEFPGINLVWLGSLMMVIGLMVSALFRKTKH from the coding sequence ATGACCGACATACAATATGTTGGTGAACATTTATGGGTACACTATACAGGACATTTTTTAGTATTATTTGCTTTCTTTTCGGCTGCCTTTCTGGGCATTATAGCTTATCAATTCTATAAAAAAAATGAAGGCGACAAAGCACTTTGGTGGTCTTGGCTAAAAATAGGCTTTTTAGCACATACCCTAAGTATTTTAGGTATAATATCATTGCTACTCTTTGCAATGTCTCAACATTATTTTGAATACCAATATGTTTGGGCCCATGTCTCAGAAGAATTACCAACACGTTATATACTTTCCGCTTTCTGGGAAGGCCAGGAAGGATCTTTTCTATTATGGATGTTTTGGAATTGTGTGCTTGGATTTCTTATTTTAAGACGAAAAAATATATACACCGTAAGCATCATAGGTATCCTCAGTATCGTCCAATTGGTGTTAATGAGTATGTTATTAGGGGTATACTTCTTTGGTTCCAAATTAGGCAGCAATCCCTTCTTATTGCTACGACATACTATGGACATCCCGTTATTTAAAAATGCTGAATATACAGCCTTAATTAAGGGAAATGGCCTCAATCCCCTATTACAAAATTATTGGATGATCATACATCCCCCTACCCTTTTTCTGGGGTTTGCATCTACTGTTATTCCATTCTGTTATGTAGTATCTGCATTGTTCTTAAAAAAATATGAAGAATGGCTTAAACCAGCTTTATCCTGGGCCTTAATGTCTGCAGGTATTTTGGGACTTGGGATATTAATGGGCGGAATGTGGGCATACGAAGCTTTAAGTTTTGGAGGATATTGGGCATGGGATCCTGTCGAAAATATGTCCTTAGTCCCTTGGCTTGTTCTAATAGCTGCTTTACACGCGCATCTCATTGCCATTCATACGAAATATTCCATCCGTGCTAGTATCATATTCTATATACTGACTTTTGTGTTGGTCGTTTATTCCTCATTTTTGACCAGGAGCGGTGTTTTGGGTGATAGTTCGGTTCATGCATTTACCCAATTAGGCTTGGAATGGCAATTATTAGGTTTTCTCATTTTGGTTACATGTATTCCTTCCTATTTCTATATCAAACGGCAAAAAGAAATACCGGCCCATAAAACAGAAGAAAAAATAGCTTCCAGAGAATTTTGGATGTTTATAGGAAGCTTGATTTTACTCTTTAGTGCCGGCTTAATGACATTTACTACATCGATTCCGGTGTTCAATAAACTAATTGATGTAGCAGGGCAAATCATGAATACTTCTTATGCTTCTTATCACAGAAGCGCCCCTGTCGATGTCATGGCGCATCACAACAGATTTCAGGTGTGGATCGGCGTATTCATTGGCATCATTTCAGCTATCGCCTTTATGTTGCGCTATTTAGGCACCCAGTTGAATGGACTTCAACAAAGATTTTGGAAAAAATTGATTGCGGTAATCAGCATAAGTGGTTTATTAACTTTGGCAACTTTTTCACTTTTTTCAAACCACTCGATTCCTATTATTAGTTTGCTTTTTACAGGATGGTTTGCCATAGTATCTAATTTATATATCCTAACTACCATTATTAAAAACAATCCTAAATCGGCGACTGCTATCATTTCTCATATAGGTTTTGGCATACTCCTGTTTGGAATTTTATTTACTGGACTGAATAGAAAAAACATCGCTCCAGAGCGCTTTTTTCAGGAAGACATTATCATGGGCCTAGATGCAGAAAATGCTGACAAACATTTTCTATTATTAAAAGATCAACCCAAATTCGCGAAAGGTTATTGGATTCATTATAGACATGATACCATGATCTCAAAAATCAGATCTTATACTGTGGATTTTGTTAAAGTGGATTCGGCAGGTTTACAATTGGATTCTTTTAGAATATATCCCCAAGTCCAATACGATAATAAATTATTAAAAGTAGCCGCATCTAATCCAGCCATTAAACATTATTTGAGCAAGGATATATTTACACTTGTTGCACAAATTCCTGCTGTACAAATGGATGCCAATGAAGCTAAAAAAGCAGAGGATAGTCTTCAATTTGAATCTCAGCTAATAACTTTAAATGATACTGTTTTTGGTCGAAAGCATTATTTTATTTTAAAAGAATTGAACGACCAATTCAAACCAACAGATGTACAATCAGAGCCTGAAGATCAAAGCTTACAAGCAATTATTGAAGTCCGAAATCTGGATGATTCTATGGTTTATATAGCTAAACCCGGCATTATATTCCGATCAAATTTAGTCTATAAGTTTCCTTTTAATGTAGAAAAATTAGGAGTCCGGGTTCAAATTCCGGATTCACTGTATGAATCTTTAGTGCCAGATCTTAATTCATTATCGTTTCAATCCTTTGAATTAAAAGAAGGTCAATCATATCGAATAAATGATGACATAAATATCACCTTAACAGGCTTCGATAAAAATCCAAGCTCTCCTCTTTATAGTCCAAAACCAGATGACATATCAATAGCCGCTAAGTTAACCGTTCAATCGAAAGAAAAATCATTGTTGCTCAAACCTATTTATATCATTCGAGATACCAAATCTTTTTCAATTCCTGATCGAAGTATTTGGCCTGGCTTGACCATTCAGTTTAATCATATCAATCCAGATAACGGCGTAATGACTTTCCAATATGCGCTTCATCAACCTCAAACAAAGATCCCAATTGAATTTTCGGAAAATGTAGCCCGCACAGATTACATCGTAATGGAAGCCATAGAATTTCCGGGAATTAATTTAGTATGGCTGGGATCATTAATGATGGTCATCGGGCTAATGGTAAGCGCCCTATTTAGAAAAACCAAACACTAA
- a CDS encoding UPF0175 family protein, with the protein MKTLTVNIPDHLDIDNRELVMLLASRLYEQGKLSLGQAAELAGLTKRAFAELLNNYNVSIFNFPASDLSSDVANA; encoded by the coding sequence ATGAAAACATTGACAGTAAACATACCGGACCATTTAGACATTGATAATCGTGAACTTGTGATGCTTTTGGCTTCAAGATTATACGAACAAGGTAAACTTTCTTTAGGACAAGCTGCCGAACTGGCTGGTTTAACTAAAAGAGCATTTGCTGAATTACTCAACAATTACAATGTCTCAATATTTAACTTTCCAGCCTCGGATTTATCAAGTGATGTAGCAAATGCATAA
- a CDS encoding ATP-binding protein: MQILETENFTENTLNEIINSCLEESINIEFKSAQALSKDNSVKKEISKDISAFANSDGGLIFYGINEENHIATSVSFIDGNTFTKEWLENVIISNIQPKIIDLKIFPIRFNNDFSQTVYVVKIPNSNSSPHINGDKKYYRRFNFQSVPMEEYEIRNLYLRQRESKVYPETLLVKPDYEHTTDDNYSFYVEIQIVNDGQFVSEKYKVACNISKASGIGISYDRTKNYSVTNKGENGIKISNNDIVPLFPNELFNVLSFTINIPKDYFEEITQRLEFKIFTFSITEMDETTMDLNDLLIKTKKQYYE; encoded by the coding sequence ATGCAAATATTAGAGACAGAAAATTTTACGGAAAACACGTTAAATGAAATCATAAATTCTTGTTTAGAAGAAAGTATTAATATTGAGTTTAAATCGGCTCAAGCTTTATCAAAAGACAATTCTGTAAAAAAAGAGATTTCAAAAGACATTTCAGCGTTTGCAAATTCAGACGGTGGGCTTATTTTTTATGGTATAAACGAAGAAAATCACATTGCGACCTCAGTTTCATTTATTGACGGGAACACTTTTACAAAAGAATGGCTTGAAAACGTTATCATTTCAAACATTCAACCGAAAATAATAGACCTGAAAATATTTCCAATAAGGTTTAACAATGATTTTAGCCAAACAGTATATGTAGTGAAAATCCCAAACTCCAACTCTTCTCCACATATTAACGGAGACAAAAAATATTATAGACGTTTTAATTTTCAGTCTGTTCCTATGGAGGAATATGAAATTAGAAATTTATATCTAAGACAGAGAGAAAGCAAAGTTTATCCTGAGACACTATTAGTAAAACCAGACTACGAACATACAACGGACGACAATTACTCGTTTTATGTAGAAATTCAAATAGTAAATGACGGGCAATTTGTCTCCGAAAAATATAAAGTTGCTTGTAATATCAGCAAAGCAAGTGGAATAGGTATCAGTTACGACAGGACAAAAAATTATAGTGTAACGAACAAAGGAGAAAATGGAATTAAAATTTCAAACAACGATATAGTGCCATTATTTCCTAATGAACTTTTTAATGTTTTGAGTTTCACAATAAATATCCCAAAAGACTATTTTGAAGAAATAACGCAGAGATTAGAATTTAAAATTTTCACGTTTAGCATAACTGAAATGGACGAAACTACTATGGACTTAAATGACTTATTGATAAAAACTAAGAAACAATATTATGAATAA
- a CDS encoding DUF2520 domain-containing protein, with amino-acid sequence MFRSAVILGSGRLAHAITKRLLELSIDVLQVYSRNLDHAHSLADKLNISCTDQLSKLNTQSDIYFVCTKDDSIATLASQLISFLSPDKYIVHGSGMLSFDVIPEYFSHRGVIWPLQSFSNQDFIDWNLIPLFIESNSQFIDTLEKCARQISPNVFRVTPEIKKSIHLAAVFASNFSNFNTYIAQIILEQSHLPLNILKPLLTETLRKSLEEGPAKSQTGPAVRKDAHVISEHLKLLETLAPEFKSIYQSYTETIIKTFHS; translated from the coding sequence ATGTTTCGCTCAGCTGTAATACTTGGCTCTGGAAGATTAGCACATGCCATTACAAAAAGATTACTGGAATTAAGTATCGATGTATTGCAAGTCTATTCAAGGAATTTAGATCATGCCCATTCACTTGCGGACAAACTCAATATTTCTTGTACAGATCAGTTAAGTAAACTGAATACCCAATCTGATATATACTTTGTTTGTACTAAAGATGATAGTATAGCAACACTAGCCTCACAGTTGATCTCTTTTTTATCTCCGGATAAATATATAGTTCATGGTTCAGGAATGTTAAGCTTCGATGTTATTCCTGAATATTTTAGTCATCGTGGGGTTATATGGCCATTGCAGAGTTTTTCAAATCAAGATTTCATCGATTGGAATCTTATTCCTTTATTCATTGAATCCAATTCCCAATTTATAGATACCCTGGAAAAATGTGCACGCCAAATAAGTCCTAATGTCTTCCGGGTTACTCCTGAAATCAAAAAATCTATACACCTGGCTGCAGTTTTTGCAAGTAATTTTTCTAACTTCAATACTTATATTGCTCAAATCATTTTAGAGCAATCGCATTTACCATTGAACATTTTAAAACCCTTACTAACTGAAACCCTTAGAAAATCGCTTGAAGAAGGTCCTGCAAAAAGCCAGACAGGACCTGCGGTTCGCAAGGACGCCCACGTGATTTCAGAACATTTAAAATTACTGGA